The Oscillospiraceae bacterium genome has a segment encoding these proteins:
- a CDS encoding undecaprenyl-diphosphate phosphatase encodes MNLIIEILKAIVLGVVEGITEWLPISSTGHMILVDEFLHLNVTPQFKEMFLVVIQLGAILAVVVLYWHKLWPFGIENKRIVPKKDIWQMWFKVLVSCVPAAVVGVLFDDKLNALFYNWQTVAIMLILFGIFFLVVETWNKGKTAKIHSIGELTYTSALIIGAFQLIAAVFPGTSRSGATILGAILIGVSRTVAAEYTFFLAVPVMFGASALKLVKFGFHFTSAEAILLAVGMIVAFVVSILTIKFLMGYIKKHDFKAFGWYRIVLGAAVILYFVLAR; translated from the coding sequence ATGAATTTGATTATTGAAATACTCAAGGCCATTGTGCTGGGTGTTGTAGAGGGCATTACCGAGTGGTTGCCTATCAGCTCCACCGGCCACATGATCCTGGTGGACGAATTTTTGCACCTGAATGTGACACCTCAGTTCAAGGAGATGTTCCTGGTGGTGATCCAGCTGGGCGCCATTTTGGCCGTGGTGGTGCTGTACTGGCACAAGCTGTGGCCTTTTGGTATAGAAAACAAACGCATTGTGCCCAAGAAAGACATTTGGCAAATGTGGTTCAAGGTGTTGGTCAGCTGCGTGCCGGCTGCCGTAGTGGGCGTGCTCTTTGACGATAAGCTGAACGCGCTGTTTTACAACTGGCAGACTGTGGCAATTATGCTCATTCTCTTTGGTATCTTCTTTTTGGTGGTGGAAACCTGGAACAAAGGCAAAACCGCCAAGATCCATTCCATTGGCGAGTTGACTTATACTTCTGCGCTGATCATTGGTGCTTTTCAGTTGATCGCAGCTGTGTTCCCGGGCACTTCCCGCAGCGGCGCTACCATTTTGGGCGCCATTCTCATTGGCGTGTCCCGCACGGTGGCGGCAGAGTACACCTTCTTTTTGGCGGTGCCGGTGATGTTCGGCGCCAGTGCGCTGAAGCTGGTCAAGTTCGGCTTCCACTTTACCTCTGCCGAGGCCATCTTGCTGGCCGTGGGTATGATTGTGGCTTTTGTAGTATCCATTTTGACCATCAAGTTCCTGATGGGGTATATTAAAAAGCACGACTTTAAGGCTTTTGGCTGGTATCGAATTGTTTTAGGTGCAGCTGTGATCTTATACTTTGTGCTGGCGCGGTAA
- a CDS encoding phenylpyruvate tautomerase MIF-related protein — MPFIEVKTTEDLSAVAAELKSALGDAITAIPGKSESWLMVNLVGEQKMYFQGSDAPCALFSVSIFGTATDDAYDDLTCRLCAIAQQYLQVPPERTYVRYREVDHWGYNNFNF, encoded by the coding sequence TGTCCGCCGTGGCAGCGGAGCTGAAAAGCGCATTGGGCGACGCCATTACCGCCATTCCCGGCAAAAGCGAAAGTTGGCTGATGGTGAACCTGGTAGGCGAACAAAAAATGTACTTTCAGGGCAGTGACGCGCCCTGCGCCCTGTTCTCTGTGTCCATTTTCGGTACGGCAACGGACGACGCCTACGATGACCTGACCTGCCGGCTGTGCGCCATTGCCCAGCAGTATTTGCAGGTGCCGCCGGAGCGTACCTATGTGCGCTACCGAGAGGTGGATCACTGGGGCTACAACAACTTTAATTTCTGA